The Thermoplasmata archaeon genomic sequence GGACATCCTCGACTACCTGGACGAGGAGCTCCTCGTCTTCATCGACGCCTCGGGCCGGGAATTTTCGAACTTCATCCGGAAGGAGCTTCCCGCGTTCGTGTCGGACTGGAAGGGGAGCAACGCGCGGATTGCAATCGACCCGCTCACCCCGGTCCTCTGGGCCACGAAGGATCTCTACGAGCAGCGGGACCTGATTGGCTTCATGCTCAAGCAGACCCGCAAGGTGGGCACGGTGCTCTGCACCCTGGAGGAGCACGGGGCCACGGACCTCACGGGCCCGGAGACCGTGATCCCGATGTACCTCGCGGACTGCGTGATTCACCTGCGCTTCGACCGCGCCCCGGGGAAGCACACCCGGGAGCTCCAGATCATCAAGTGCCGCAACAGCCGCCACGACGCGGACCCCCACCCGTACGAGATCGTGCGCGGGCTCGGGATCGTCCTGCAGGGGATTGACGCGCACCGCCCCGTCACCGCGAAGGCCCCGTCCCAGCTCCGCCAACTCCTGATGACGCGCAACCTCCCCAAGGAGGTGCGGGAACGGCTCGAGAAGTCCCTGGACGGACTTACGGACGAGGATTTCCGCACGCTGAAGCCCGAGCAGGTCCTCGACCTGATTCTCCAGGAGTACCAGGCGGTCGAGTGACATGGGTCGGGGGTTGGGACGGGCCCTCCAGAGCGTGCTGGCCCAGGAGGGACCCGGCGAGGACCTCGAGGTCGAGGGGCCGAGCCTCGCGAACGCGCGTCGCCGCCAGCTCTTCCGGTACCTCTGCCTACGGCCCTGCGCGCGGG encodes the following:
- a CDS encoding ATPase domain-containing protein, with the protein product MRKITSGIYGLNPLMDGGVNENSTTVVVGRSGAGKTTLATQFIRRGLQDGQEGVFVSLDENKEQIIREAVEMGWSDILDYLDEELLVFIDASGREFSNFIRKELPAFVSDWKGSNARIAIDPLTPVLWATKDLYEQRDLIGFMLKQTRKVGTVLCTLEEHGATDLTGPETVIPMYLADCVIHLRFDRAPGKHTRELQIIKCRNSRHDADPHPYEIVRGLGIVLQGIDAHRPVTAKAPSQLRQLLMTRNLPKEVRERLEKSLDGLTDEDFRTLKPEQVLDLILQEYQAVE